GAGGGGTCGAATCGCATCTGCACGAGGTGACGGGATGCTCACCGCAGCACTgttaatgttgttgttgttgttgttgttgatgttattgttattgttgttgttgttgttgttgcagtcaCCGCCCAAAGCCCCATGAAACCTTGCGGAAGCTACCGCCGGGCAGCTGGGTTTTAGGTGGTATCGGTCCGTTTTGGGTAGATTTGTGCTGATAGGTTGAAGCACTTCGCGGGACACACGCGGACTCGAAATGCAGCGAACAGCTTCAACTGATTTGGGCTGCGACTGCGGTTGACGGCGTTGCGGTGTTTGTTTCTGCAACGCCGCCTGAATGTCCCCTGATTTTTGGCGGCGAAGTGGAAGTGGTCCCTGCGCATGTCCTCGGGGGTCATCCGAATGCTGACGGCGGCGTGAACTGTAGAAGAGTGTGGTAGGTGCTGTCGTCGGTGGCGGCGGGAGGCGGAAAAATGGATGTGAACGAATTTCCAGCAACGTCGGCCGTTGGTCGGGGCGGCTCTGCAGAATACTGTGAATAAGTTCCTTCCCACTCTCTGGCACATCTACATGTGAAGGAAATTCATACCGGCATTGCCTAATACGACGGTAAGTGGCCTTCACATCTGATGTCTGAAACGGCGGCTCTCCAACCAACAGCGTGTAGAGGATCACACCGAGCGACCACACATCCACTTCGTAACTATGTCCCTCGCGCGAACCTTCAATGATCTCCGGTGCGATATAATTGGGCGTGCCACAAATAGTGCGTTTCCGCTCCCCGTCGTACTGCAACTCAGCAGCCAAACCGAAGTCCCCAATCTTCACGTTCATATTTGCATCCATCATTATGTTACCAAGTTTCAGGTCACGATGAATAACACATTGCTCATGCATATATTGAATGGCGGAAAGCGACTGCAATGCAATGTATTGTGTCTCTGGCACACTGAAACGTTGCCGGCGCTTCAATATTTCCATCAGCGTCTGATTGCTGCACTTCTCCAACAGAATATAAACATTCCAGTCGTCATGGAAGGTCCGTATGAAGTTAAcaatgtgtttgtgcttcaTGCGGCGGTGAATGGATATCTCAGAGTGGAGTTTCTGTAGTGTCTTAGTTTTCTGCAGTAGTGAGCGGTCCACAACCTTCAACGCATACGTATCGCCACCCTGCTCCACTTCATAACACTTTGCAAAGCCACCACGCCCGAGCATCCTTCCGCAACGGAAATATCCCACGAGACGGCCACTTTTATCAAACTCCTTAAGAGTTGAACCCTCACGAAAGTCCGGCCTGTCATTTGGAGGGCGCCGCGAACTCGACGGCGTTTCACACGTCTCAGCGGTTGcgtgcattcttttttttttttccccccccctccgttATAATCAAACCAACGCAATACAACACACGCTGACGGCAGTGCTTCAAATGTGCACAAAAGGGTAATATATGAGCGTATATAATTagatttatatatttatatacacgTAGTTATATAAtgaaaatatatttttttttgtttgtttctgccCAACGACGCAATGTGAGCAGCAGGTagtaaaacaacagaaaacaaaataaagaactAAAGGGAGCGGTGTGGTGGTTGAATCTAGTGCTATTAGTGGAGGGTAAGaaagtttgttgttgttgttgctgtttttcttcttttatttttttttcttttctgaagggcagaaaataacaaaacaaaagaaatttaaaGCAAACGACCAAACTGATGTATTGGCGTTTGCGTGATTACCTAATCAACTAATATTTTGCTTCTACGTGACTGACAAATTCAATCCTCAGTAGCGGTGTCAGCTGTGGGTCGccctttcgtttcctttttcttttttccttctcttttctgaTTTATTTGATTTTCTATATCtgtattttaaaaaatgtttcctcctctatttttttttcttttaattctgttgattctttttttttaatttcgtATTCCTTTTAATCCACGTCTTACCGTCCGCTCAGATGTGGAAATGCTTTCTAATttgtgaaatatatatatatatatatatatatacgttacGTTTATAAATGTGTAAATGTATGTTTACTCTTTCTAATCTGTtctataaatatattattaaAAAACGCAATGTTCCTGTCGGTGCTTCAATTTATTAtaaactttttatttttattttgtatttttgtgagTCAATTTTATAAACCCAATCtcaagacaaacaaaaaaaaacaatagaagCAATAAAACACTTTTTATTGCTTCTATTagttgaaaaataaaaactattctgattttcttatttttttttgtatattttctgctttttttttttattttccttttcctcagttatttttttttttactgctttTGTTCGTCAGGAAgttaaaagggaaaaaaagtaaatttaataaaacaggaaaaaatatatgaaaacaaatgaagatgGTTTAGTGGATCTAGTGCaatgtaacaaaaaaaaacaaaaaaagaaagaaactaaATGGTTCTATAGCTACTTTATAtcttttacttattttttttatttctttttgttatttttttttactatttttggAACTTCAAATCCGAAGTGTTGTTGTGATgtcaataataaataaataaataaataataataataaagaagaagaaaaagaagaaaggaaggattTGTCatacaatgataataacaaaataagGTAAAGAGCAGACATTAATCAAtacaagagagaaagaaagagatagagatagagaaagaggaaggcAGAAAAAACATGAGGCGGCTCGATGAAATAGAGGGGAgtgagaaaataaacaaataaataaatttatttttattttttataaaGGGGAGAGagacttttttaaaaaaaaaaattggttcGGAAGGAATATGCATGACAGTAaatggcaacaacaataataataattattattattattattattatttcaaaaCACCACAGGCGATCTGCCTGTATATTCCCATTCAAATAAACGCCTACACATATCTCATGTCATTAccaataaaatatatacaaaaggaaaatgacacGGCAACGGcagttaataataataataataataacaaacgaagaagaggggaggggcattttttttttcaaaaaaaaaggttttatctcttttctttttcttttttccttcttttcaaaaaaaaaaaaaaccgctgCCAGTCAACGCGTAACAGTACCGGGCTCTGCCGtgagatgaagaagaggaaaaaaaaaaaagaaaaaaaagtggtatCATCAAAATGTCACGTGCAGAAACTTTTAACAACATGAAATTCAGTTGATGACCTCCAGCGCCCTTTTGTATGTTTTGTTTcaaccttttcccttttccactttcTACTCATccttccgttttctttttttatatgtattttattttattttatatatttcagtagtctttatttattttttccccagaTCCCACTCCCCACGGGAATAATCATTGcccataaataaataaatatatgtgaataaaaaaaaggaaaaagaaatcttCTGGGAGACTTACATGACTATGATAAATCCGCCCAACGAAATAAActctcattcttttctctttttttttctgtgcttTCGCAGCATATCATACGAGAAataaaatgtttttttttttttaaaagaaagaaagaaacgtgCACTCGAAAGGACTAAACAAATGCCTCAGGTAATAGtcgaaaggggggaaaaaaagtcAATGAGAGTTTAtttcgttgttttcttctttcttttgtttttgttgttggtgttattgttgttgtttttttttcttttttttttcctccccgcCTTTTCGATCTAACGAATCATCACACGcaatataattataatgtAATGTAATGtaatgtaataataataataatataacacGATTCGGATTCGGGTATAGACCCTGAGTGAAGCAAACcgaaagcaacagcaaaagcgtgaaaatatgaaaggaaaatactTTTTCACTGtaaaacttaaaaaaaaaacacaacacaacaaaaacaaaaacaaaaacaaaacacgacTGTACGAAAAGTACGCTACTGAATCATAAAGACAACTCGAAGGGATGAAACGTAACATATCAAAGCACAAAACGCTAATGAAAGAcagaaggggggaaacaaaacaaaaaaaaaaaaacaaagagccCACAACGGCACAGTACGCTCGCACACActgcagaggaggaaaaaaaagaaaaagaaaaaaagagccaTG
This portion of the Trypanosoma brucei brucei TREU927 chromosome 7, complete sequence genome encodes:
- a CDS encoding polo-like protein kinase (similar to SP:P53350: Serine/threonine-protein kinase PLK (EC 2.7.1.-) (PLK-1) (Serine- threonine protein kinase 13) (STPK13){Homo sapiens} identical to GP:2644989: polo-like protein kinase {Trypanosoma brucei} (PMID:9511745)) is translated as MHATAETCETPSSSRRPPNDRPDFREGSTLKEFDKSGRLVGYFRCGRMLGRGGFAKCYEVEQGGDTYALKVVDRSLLQKTKTLQKLHSEISIHRRMKHKHIVNFIRTFHDDWNVYILLEKCSNQTLMEILKRRQRFSVPETQYIALQSLSAIQYMHEQCVIHRDLKLGNIMMDANMNVKIGDFGLAAELQYDGERKRTICGTPNYIAPEIIEGSREGHSYEVDVWSLGVILYTLLVGEPPFQTSDVKATYRRIRQCRYEFPSHVDVPESGKELIHSILQSRPDQRPTLLEIRSHPFFRLPPPPTTAPTTLFYSSRRRQHSDDPRGHAQGPLPLRRQKSGDIQAALQKQTPQRRQPQSQPKSVEAVRCISSPRVSREVLQPISTNLPKTDRYHLKPSCPAVASARFHGALGGDCNNNNNNNNNNINNNNNNNINSAAVSIPSPRADAIRPLTQVAAPGGADESAETTATTPRVQLRPHPAIEEEEKNELTAVHDQLHQTLREIGDISPREVATRTQTKRSPQVAPLPVPNSPTTSTVPALTPRCEDEPAPSLPLPTVWVTSFADFSEKYGLCYRLSTGHTGVHFNDSTKMVWEPITNRVEYYMRVKEVVARGNANVLQARDQQHAFHMDMFPESLTKKVTLIKYFKSYLSRTRNSHTNVEVVRCSPYVSEVTPSLSGPHMIEDIVYVKRWLITPQAIIFRLSNKTIQVCFHDKAEVILSSESRVVTYTEPTGNRVTMSLSSVATRSREIAARLRYTKDILSELIQNRDI